In Bacteroidota bacterium, one DNA window encodes the following:
- a CDS encoding DUF1569 domain-containing protein has product MPKKTYLDPAVQQELRTRIDSLSTESVPRWGKMNVRQALRHVGMGFKLAIGEVSEPFAAPALLRPIWKFGLLNMTPLKGKIQTFPSFDMVARKIDPEELEAEKADLKAAMDRYLAAGSYVEYHPLGGRFNNVNWGRVMYVHTDHHLRQFGA; this is encoded by the coding sequence ATGCCGAAGAAAACCTACCTCGATCCAGCCGTGCAACAGGAGTTGCGCACACGCATTGATTCGCTTTCAACCGAGAGCGTTCCCCGATGGGGGAAGATGAACGTGAGGCAGGCTCTTCGCCACGTGGGAATGGGCTTCAAGCTTGCGATCGGCGAGGTCTCCGAGCCGTTCGCCGCACCCGCACTCCTGCGGCCGATCTGGAAGTTCGGTCTGCTCAATATGACGCCGCTCAAAGGCAAGATCCAAACGTTTCCGTCCTTCGATATGGTCGCGCGAAAGATCGATCCGGAAGAACTCGAAGCGGAGAAAGCCGATCTGAAAGCAGCGATGGACCGGTATCTTGCGGCGGGTTCCTATGTCGAATATCACCCGCTCGGCGGGCGTTTCAACAACGTAAACTGGGGGCGCGTCATGTACGTGCACACCGACCACCACCTGCGGCAGTTTGGCGCCTAA
- the groL gene encoding chaperonin GroEL (60 kDa chaperone family; promotes refolding of misfolded polypeptides especially under stressful conditions; forms two stacked rings of heptamers to form a barrel-shaped 14mer; ends can be capped by GroES; misfolded proteins enter the barrel where they are refolded when GroES binds), with protein MAAKIITFDVDARAKLKRGVDQLADAVKVTLGPQGRNVVIDKKFGAPNVTKDGVTVAKEIELEDPIENMGAQMVREVASKTSDVAGDGTTTATVLAQAIVREGLRNVTAGANPMDLKRGIDLAVANVVEELKKMSRPISGKKEIAQVGAISANNDPSIGDLIAEAMEKVGKDGVITVEEAKGIETELNVVEGMQFDRGYLSPYFVTDPDTMEAVLESPYILIHDKKISSMKDLLPILEKIAQAGRQLLIIAEDIEGEALATLVVNKLRGTLKVAAVKAPGFGDRRKAMLEDIAILTGGTVISEEKGFKLDNATLSYLGTASRVSIDKDNTTIVEGSGSKDEIKKRINEIKSQVDKTTSDYDREKLQERLAKLAGGVAVIKIGAATEVEMKEKKARVEDALHATRAAVEEGIVPGGGVALIRSLGGLNEKFIKGLDNVDVKTGVEIIKRSVEEPLRQIVANAGLEGSVIVNEVKNNKDGYGFNALTEKYEDLLKSGVIDPTKVTRSALQNAASVASLLLTTEATIVEKKEDKPMPPMPGGGGMDGMY; from the coding sequence ATGGCTGCAAAGATCATTACATTTGACGTAGACGCTCGCGCGAAGTTGAAGCGCGGTGTTGATCAGCTTGCCGACGCTGTGAAGGTGACGCTCGGACCGCAAGGCCGCAACGTCGTCATCGACAAGAAGTTTGGCGCACCGAACGTGACCAAGGACGGCGTCACGGTGGCAAAGGAGATCGAGCTCGAAGATCCGATCGAGAACATGGGCGCACAGATGGTGCGCGAAGTCGCATCGAAGACGTCGGACGTCGCCGGTGACGGCACGACGACCGCTACCGTACTTGCACAGGCTATAGTTAGAGAAGGTCTTCGCAATGTGACGGCCGGTGCGAACCCGATGGATTTGAAACGGGGTATCGACCTCGCGGTTGCGAACGTCGTCGAAGAGCTCAAGAAGATGTCGCGCCCGATCTCGGGTAAGAAAGAGATCGCACAGGTCGGCGCCATCAGCGCGAACAACGACCCGTCGATCGGCGACCTCATCGCCGAAGCGATGGAGAAGGTCGGTAAGGACGGCGTGATCACCGTCGAAGAGGCGAAGGGCATCGAGACCGAGCTCAACGTCGTCGAAGGTATGCAGTTCGATCGCGGCTATCTCTCGCCGTACTTCGTCACCGATCCGGATACGATGGAAGCGGTGCTCGAGAGCCCGTACATCCTGATCCACGACAAGAAGATCAGCTCGATGAAGGACCTGCTCCCGATCCTCGAGAAGATCGCGCAGGCAGGACGTCAGCTCCTGATCATTGCCGAGGACATCGAAGGCGAAGCGCTCGCAACGCTCGTCGTCAACAAGCTTCGCGGTACCCTGAAGGTCGCAGCCGTCAAGGCTCCGGGCTTCGGCGATCGCCGCAAGGCCATGCTCGAGGATATCGCTATCCTCACGGGCGGCACGGTCATCAGCGAAGAGAAGGGCTTCAAACTCGATAACGCAACGCTCAGCTACCTCGGTACGGCAAGCCGCGTCTCCATCGACAAGGACAACACGACGATCGTCGAGGGTTCGGGTTCGAAGGACGAGATCAAGAAGCGCATCAACGAGATCAAGAGCCAGGTCGACAAGACCACGTCGGACTACGATCGCGAGAAGCTGCAGGAGCGTCTTGCGAAGCTCGCCGGCGGTGTGGCCGTGATCAAGATCGGCGCCGCGACGGAAGTCGAGATGAAGGAGAAGAAGGCACGCGTCGAAGACGCACTGCACGCCACGCGCGCAGCCGTCGAAGAGGGGATCGTCCCCGGCGGCGGTGTCGCACTCATCCGTTCGCTCGGCGGCCTCAACGAGAAGTTCATCAAGGGCCTCGATAATGTCGATGTCAAGACGGGCGTCGAGATCATCAAGCGTTCGGTCGAAGAGCCGCTTCGCCAGATCGTTGCCAATGCCGGCCTCGAAGGTTCGGTCATCGTCAACGAGGTGAAGAACAACAAGGACGGCTACGGCTTCAACGCACTGACCGAGAAGTACGAAGACCTCCTGAAGTCGGGCGTTATCGACCCGACGAAGGTCACGCGCAGCGCGCTGCAAAACGCAGCCTCCGTCGCGAGCCTTCTGCTGACGACCGAAGCAACGATCGTCGAGAAGAAGGAAGACAAGCCGATGCCCCCGATGCCGGGCGGTGGCGGCATGGACGGGATGTACTAA
- a CDS encoding co-chaperone GroES, with protein MNLTPLHDRLIVRPAAAEEKTAGGLYVPDTAKEKPQKGEVLAVGGGKHDEGGKLVPMAVKVGDIVLYGKYSGTEVNVDGEDLLIMRESDVFAVVGGSKKK; from the coding sequence ATGAACCTAACACCACTTCATGATCGCTTGATCGTTCGCCCGGCTGCGGCGGAGGAGAAGACGGCGGGCGGCCTGTATGTGCCGGATACCGCGAAAGAAAAGCCCCAGAAGGGCGAAGTGCTGGCCGTCGGCGGCGGCAAGCATGACGAGGGCGGAAAGCTCGTCCCGATGGCCGTGAAGGTCGGCGATATCGTGCTCTACGGAAAGTACTCCGGCACGGAAGTCAACGTTGACGGCGAAGACCTCCTGATCATGCGCGAGAGCGATGTGTTCGCTGTCGTCGGCGGATCGAAAAAGAAGTAA
- the tnpA gene encoding IS200/IS605 family transposase, whose product MAHSFHAHFVHVVFSTRHRQPWLTVEIRQRLWKVMHGILKKHGIDSIAIGGYEDHCHALISLPSTESVAKTVKTLKGTSSKWLSDEYPELRSFAWQVGYAEFSVSTSQLKKVIEYIANQEEHHMNISFHDEYVAFLRANNIVFDERSVFFDQSRSAPDPAHD is encoded by the coding sequence ATGGCTCACTCGTTTCATGCGCACTTTGTGCACGTTGTGTTCTCGACAAGGCACCGCCAGCCGTGGCTAACAGTCGAAATTCGCCAACGTTTGTGGAAGGTGATGCACGGGATTTTAAAGAAGCACGGTATCGATTCGATCGCTATTGGTGGTTACGAGGACCACTGTCATGCATTGATCTCACTGCCGTCAACTGAGTCTGTTGCAAAGACCGTCAAAACCTTAAAGGGGACATCCTCAAAGTGGCTCTCCGACGAGTATCCCGAGTTGAGGTCATTTGCATGGCAAGTCGGATATGCAGAGTTCAGCGTGAGCACTTCGCAACTCAAGAAGGTCATTGAGTACATCGCAAATCAGGAAGAGCACCATATGAATATCTCGTTTCATGACGAGTATGTTGCATTTCTTCGAGCGAATAATATTGTGTTCGACGAACGGTCGGTTTTCTTCGATCAATCTCGATCTGCACCCGACCCCGCCCACGATTGA
- a CDS encoding SET domain-containing protein-lysine N-methyltransferase has product MRIEPSTLIYVDSSPGKGRGVFANVDIKKGQVIEVAPVLLMGSDEFHPENHSNVGEYYVYYWDEDQVAIALGYGSLYNHSFDPDADYEFDDDTITYIALRDIPAGQEIHINYENDPEDQSPLGFDVV; this is encoded by the coding sequence ATGAGAATCGAACCATCGACGCTGATCTATGTGGATTCGTCCCCGGGCAAGGGGCGCGGAGTCTTTGCAAACGTTGATATCAAGAAAGGGCAGGTGATCGAGGTCGCACCCGTCCTGCTGATGGGCTCCGACGAATTTCATCCGGAGAATCACTCGAACGTCGGTGAATACTATGTCTATTATTGGGACGAAGATCAGGTTGCCATCGCCCTCGGATATGGATCGCTCTATAACCACTCGTTCGACCCCGACGCCGACTACGAGTTCGACGACGACACGATCACCTACATCGCCCTGCGCGATATCCCCGCGGGCCAGGAGATCCACATCAACTACGAGAACGACCCCGAAGACCAGTCGCCGCTCGGGTTTGACGTGGTATAG